A genome region from Arachidicoccus soli includes the following:
- a CDS encoding alpha-N-acetylglucosaminidase, protein MQNQFFHRGFLSIIFVSVMITSSISQTFSPLQKLIDRRFPAMKGKVYFEKISIFGEDTANYFVKNNQLNIAANTINAASYALYDYVKKYCHSSLSHTGDNVQIPKVLPETNISIGVHAVYPLRYALNYCTYNYTMSFWTWQQWEKELDWMSLNGVNLMLAPIGTEAVWQKTLQQLGVSDKEIRDFIPGPAFNAWWLMGNLEGWGGPVSDAMINHWASLQKRILIRMSELGINPVIQGFEGIVPSTLKDHYPKSNIIDQGTWCGFQRPAVLVATDPLFKKIAKLYYSNFKALYGNGFKYLGGDLFHEGGRTNSIDLVEEAKLVQQNMQQNFPNATWVLQGWQDNPKVKMMAGLNPEHTLIIDLLGDRTETWLQRNQYGNFPWIWSTISNFGGRTTTGGTLMRVLTEPKKAERIFGKKCTLKGTGIIPEGIENNAIIYQWALDGAWHKTVPSIEHKLADFITARYGENNKDLNEAWQYLLQTIYDGREPGIQGGQGGYESIFCARPDTSSIGSASSWGPTKLWFDPELLTQAALYLSKAAPLFKKVPAFQYDLVDTWRQVINLQARDVYTLLMQAFKQRNKLAFEKNKEIFIQLLLLQNKWLGTNENFRVGKWVNEAKSLLLNEADKKLCELNARTQITYWGPDDAKTSLHEYANKEWQGILKDLYLQQWEKLFAFEEAEIDGKPIAYPDFFAIEKEWSEQRNTYNSAPEGDTETMLPQLIKLVSQPLETDNKKSINFFNDK, encoded by the coding sequence ATGCAAAATCAATTTTTCCATAGAGGTTTTTTAAGTATAATCTTTGTAAGTGTAATGATTACATCATCAATCTCACAAACATTTTCACCCCTGCAAAAACTTATTGATAGAAGGTTTCCTGCCATGAAGGGGAAGGTTTATTTTGAAAAAATAAGCATTTTCGGAGAAGATACGGCTAATTATTTTGTGAAAAATAATCAATTGAATATTGCTGCAAACACGATCAATGCTGCGTCTTATGCTTTGTATGATTATGTGAAAAAATATTGCCATTCGAGCTTGTCACATACAGGAGATAATGTTCAAATCCCAAAGGTATTACCTGAAACAAATATTAGCATTGGTGTGCATGCAGTATATCCATTGCGTTATGCGCTTAATTATTGTACCTATAATTATACGATGAGTTTTTGGACCTGGCAGCAATGGGAAAAAGAATTGGACTGGATGTCACTCAATGGTGTCAACCTAATGCTTGCACCTATTGGTACGGAAGCAGTATGGCAAAAAACCTTGCAGCAATTAGGCGTTAGCGATAAAGAAATTCGCGATTTTATACCTGGCCCTGCCTTTAATGCTTGGTGGTTAATGGGTAATTTAGAAGGTTGGGGAGGCCCGGTTTCAGATGCGATGATTAATCATTGGGCATCATTGCAGAAAAGGATTCTGATAAGAATGAGTGAACTTGGAATAAATCCGGTCATTCAAGGATTTGAAGGCATTGTCCCGTCTACCTTAAAAGATCATTATCCTAAATCCAACATTATTGATCAAGGTACCTGGTGTGGTTTTCAGCGACCGGCTGTTTTGGTTGCAACTGATCCTTTGTTTAAGAAAATAGCCAAACTTTATTATAGTAATTTCAAAGCCCTTTATGGAAATGGGTTTAAATATTTAGGAGGTGATTTATTTCACGAGGGGGGTAGAACCAACAGTATTGATTTAGTCGAAGAAGCCAAATTGGTGCAGCAAAATATGCAACAGAATTTTCCTAACGCTACATGGGTCTTGCAAGGCTGGCAAGATAATCCGAAAGTAAAAATGATGGCAGGGTTAAATCCGGAACATACATTAATCATCGACTTATTAGGCGACCGCACAGAAACATGGCTCCAAAGAAATCAGTATGGAAACTTTCCATGGATATGGAGTACTATAAGCAACTTTGGTGGAAGGACTACTACGGGAGGTACTTTGATGCGTGTACTTACAGAACCCAAAAAAGCAGAAAGAATTTTTGGAAAGAAATGCACCCTAAAAGGAACGGGTATTATTCCCGAAGGGATTGAAAACAATGCTATTATTTATCAGTGGGCTTTGGATGGTGCCTGGCATAAAACGGTACCTTCAATTGAGCATAAATTAGCCGATTTTATAACCGCACGCTATGGCGAAAATAATAAGGACTTAAATGAGGCTTGGCAGTATTTATTACAAACCATTTATGATGGCCGTGAACCCGGCATTCAAGGTGGGCAAGGAGGTTATGAATCAATTTTTTGTGCAAGACCGGATACCAGTTCCATCGGCTCAGCATCCTCTTGGGGGCCTACAAAATTATGGTTCGATCCCGAATTGTTGACGCAAGCCGCATTGTATTTATCTAAAGCTGCTCCGCTATTTAAAAAAGTACCAGCTTTTCAATATGACTTGGTTGATACTTGGCGTCAAGTAATTAATTTACAAGCACGTGACGTGTATACTTTGTTAATGCAAGCCTTCAAACAAAGAAATAAATTAGCTTTTGAGAAAAATAAAGAAATCTTTATTCAATTATTATTATTGCAAAACAAATGGCTGGGAACAAATGAAAATTTTAGAGTAGGTAAATGGGTGAATGAAGCCAAATCATTATTACTCAATGAAGCCGATAAAAAATTATGTGAATTAAACGCCCGTACACAGATTACTTATTGGGGACCCGACGACGCCAAGACATCCTTGCACGAATATGCCAATAAAGAATGGCAAGGCATTTTGAAAGACTTGTACTTACAACAATGGGAAAAACTCTTTGCTTTCGAGGAAGCAGAAATAGATGGAAAGCCTATTGCTTATCCAGATTTTTTTGCCATAGAAAAAGAATGGAGTGAACAACGAAACACCTACAACTCAGCACCTGAAGGCGACACAGAAACAATGCTGCCGCAATTAATAAAGCTCGTTTCGCAACCCTTAGAAACTGATAATAAAAAGAGTATCAATTTTTTTAATGACAAATAA
- the mqo gene encoding malate dehydrogenase (quinone) has translation MDSTKPDIVLIGAGIMSATLGIMLKELMPKATIHIYERLNQIAIESSDAWNNAGTGHSALCELNYTPQLPDGSIDASKALKIAEQFEKSKQFWSYLVEHDLIDDPKSFISPIPHMSFVWGENNVAFLKKRHAKLLQYPLFEDMKFSDNHEQLKEWIPLIMKDRNPSEKLAATKMNIGTDVDFGSLSRNIINHLKKIEGVELHTLHEVCRLKKQADASWRLKIKDLSNGNKKEVVAKFVFIGAGGGSLPLLEKSHIPEGKGFGGFPVSGQWLRCTNPEVIAKHSAKVYGKPAVGAPPMSDPHLDTRMINGERALLFGPFAGFSSKFLKNGSYWDLPASITLSNIWPMIKVGLTNFDLLKYLIQQIKQTNNDRLNALRKFVLDAKPEDWKLEIAGQRVQVIKKDKKKGGVLQFGTELVTSADGSLAALLGASPGASTSVAVILNILERCFAAQTNTTEWQQKLKTMIPTYGQSPQQNPELYKEMREWTSRVLGLN, from the coding sequence ATGGATAGTACTAAGCCGGATATTGTATTAATAGGCGCGGGAATTATGAGCGCAACTTTAGGTATTATGTTAAAAGAGTTGATGCCCAAAGCGACCATTCATATTTATGAAAGATTAAATCAAATTGCGATAGAAAGTTCCGATGCCTGGAATAATGCAGGAACCGGTCATTCAGCACTTTGTGAATTAAACTATACACCTCAATTGCCAGATGGGAGTATTGATGCTTCTAAAGCGTTAAAAATTGCAGAACAATTTGAGAAGTCAAAACAGTTTTGGTCTTATTTAGTTGAACACGACCTAATAGACGATCCAAAAAGTTTCATCTCCCCGATCCCACATATGAGTTTTGTTTGGGGAGAAAATAACGTAGCATTTCTAAAAAAACGACACGCAAAATTATTACAATATCCATTGTTTGAAGACATGAAATTTTCAGACAACCATGAACAATTGAAAGAATGGATTCCTTTGATTATGAAAGACAGGAATCCTTCTGAAAAATTGGCTGCAACTAAGATGAACATTGGCACAGATGTAGATTTTGGTTCTTTATCGCGCAACATCATTAATCATCTGAAGAAAATAGAGGGGGTAGAGCTGCACACCTTACATGAAGTGTGTAGGTTGAAAAAACAAGCCGATGCAAGTTGGCGACTGAAAATAAAAGATCTATCGAATGGAAATAAAAAAGAGGTTGTAGCGAAATTTGTATTTATCGGTGCAGGTGGGGGGAGTTTACCTTTATTAGAAAAATCACATATTCCTGAAGGAAAGGGATTTGGTGGATTTCCGGTAAGTGGGCAATGGTTGCGCTGCACCAACCCCGAAGTTATTGCAAAACATAGCGCAAAAGTATATGGTAAACCTGCAGTAGGTGCACCACCAATGAGCGACCCTCACTTAGACACAAGAATGATTAACGGCGAACGTGCTTTACTGTTTGGTCCATTTGCAGGATTCTCTTCTAAATTTTTAAAAAACGGTTCTTATTGGGATTTACCAGCTTCCATTACACTTTCTAATATTTGGCCAATGATTAAAGTTGGGCTGACTAACTTTGATTTGCTTAAATATTTAATTCAACAAATAAAACAAACAAATAATGACAGGCTAAATGCACTGCGCAAATTTGTGTTAGATGCAAAACCTGAAGACTGGAAACTGGAAATTGCCGGTCAACGAGTGCAAGTAATTAAAAAGGATAAAAAAAAGGGCGGCGTATTGCAATTTGGAACGGAGTTGGTAACTTCTGCGGATGGCAGTTTAGCAGCGCTTTTAGGTGCGTCCCCAGGGGCTTCTACCTCTGTGGCAGTCATTCTCAATATTTTAGAAAGATGCTTTGCTGCACAAACAAATACTACCGAATGGCAACAGAAATTAAAGACAATGATTCCCACCTATGGGCAGTCGCCACAGCAAAATCCGGAGTTATATAAAGAAATGCGTGAATGGACTTCTCGTGTATTAGGGTTAAATTAG
- a CDS encoding toprim domain-containing protein, translating to MNIDTAKQINLVNLLHQLNIPTAKIRGNDYWYKSPLREERTASFKVDNRKNLWYDFGTGEGGNIIDFGIRYYKCNVADLLEILEARVFSIHPQNNRRQKPIKHNQAAFKILEIGTIKSPQLLEYIQTRGIKIDIAQSFCKEIFLQSTKSLNSFKVIGFPNNNGGWELNAPHFKSCIKPKSISLFNEQRNTLTIVEGFFDFLSAKQLKEDFPQKTNWLVLNSVSMIEKAKPIIRQHKKVYLLLDNDKAGKKHTEALQNYCVENKINVENLAPTYPKCKDINEWLIKGRKLQEKKPYGDFPNNDSVSPS from the coding sequence ATGAATATAGACACTGCAAAACAAATCAATCTGGTGAACTTGCTACATCAATTAAATATCCCAACAGCAAAAATAAGGGGCAACGACTATTGGTATAAATCTCCACTAAGAGAAGAAAGGACAGCTTCCTTTAAAGTGGATAACCGTAAGAACCTATGGTATGATTTTGGGACTGGAGAAGGGGGTAATATTATAGATTTCGGTATCCGTTATTATAAGTGCAATGTTGCGGACTTATTGGAAATTTTGGAGGCAAGGGTTTTTTCTATTCATCCGCAAAACAATCGAAGACAAAAGCCGATTAAGCATAATCAGGCCGCTTTTAAGATTTTAGAAATAGGGACGATTAAAAGCCCTCAGTTGCTGGAATATATTCAAACCAGAGGCATAAAAATTGATATTGCGCAATCATTTTGCAAAGAAATTTTTCTCCAAAGTACAAAGTCTTTGAACAGCTTTAAAGTTATAGGTTTCCCCAATAATAACGGAGGCTGGGAATTAAATGCGCCGCACTTTAAATCCTGTATAAAACCAAAGTCAATAAGCCTTTTTAATGAGCAGAGAAATACACTGACAATTGTAGAAGGCTTTTTCGATTTTCTTTCTGCAAAACAACTTAAAGAAGATTTTCCGCAAAAAACAAATTGGCTGGTTCTTAATTCTGTTTCTATGATTGAAAAAGCAAAACCCATTATCCGGCAACATAAAAAGGTTTACCTCTTGTTGGATAACGATAAAGCAGGTAAAAAACACACAGAAGCTTTGCAAAATTATTGTGTGGAAAACAAGATCAATGTAGAGAACTTGGCACCCACATACCCTAAGTGCAAAGACATCAATGAGTGGCTTATAAAGGGGAGAAAGCTTCAAGAAAAAAAACCTTACGGTGATTTTCCTAATAATGATTCTGTTTCACCTTCTTAG